A region of Thermoleophilaceae bacterium DNA encodes the following proteins:
- a CDS encoding methyltransferase domain-containing protein, with protein MELLDRAKTFGWYHTLELAPGHVTEGMFDLRPYVQEYKLPERLDGMRCLDVGTWDGFWAFEMERRGAAEVVALDLDDEKDLDWPPRRRPDVFPEHRRGEGFRLARELFDSNVERVNQSIYTALAEDLGQFDLVFCGSVIIHLRDQLLALERITGLTKPGGVFVSAEEYNRAAGLVPFAVSRYRADRDAAVVFWQPSVKTWKRLLWTAGFDTIEEKNRFNLKSPQGFGVRHVLFHAHKAPA; from the coding sequence GTGGAACTGCTCGACCGCGCCAAGACCTTCGGCTGGTACCACACCCTCGAGCTCGCTCCGGGGCACGTCACCGAGGGCATGTTCGACCTCCGGCCCTACGTGCAGGAGTACAAGCTGCCCGAGCGCCTGGACGGCATGCGCTGCCTCGACGTGGGCACCTGGGACGGCTTCTGGGCCTTCGAGATGGAGCGCCGCGGAGCCGCCGAGGTGGTGGCGCTCGACCTCGACGACGAGAAGGACCTGGACTGGCCGCCGCGCCGCCGCCCCGACGTGTTCCCCGAGCACAGGCGCGGCGAGGGCTTCCGGCTCGCCCGTGAGCTGTTCGACTCGAACGTCGAGCGGGTCAACCAGAGCATCTACACCGCGCTGGCCGAGGACCTCGGCCAGTTCGACCTCGTCTTCTGCGGCTCGGTGATCATCCACCTGCGCGACCAGCTGCTGGCGCTGGAGCGGATCACGGGCCTCACCAAGCCGGGCGGCGTGTTCGTGTCGGCGGAGGAGTACAACCGTGCCGCCGGCCTGGTGCCGTTCGCCGTCTCGCGCTACCGCGCCGACCGCGACGCCGCCGTGGTGTTCTGGCAGCCCAGCGTGAAGACCTGGAAGCGGCTGCTCTGGACGGCGGGCTTCGACACCATCGAGGAGAAGAACCGCTTCAACCTCAAGTCACCCCAGGGCTTCGGCGTCCGGCACGTGCTCTTCCACGCCCACAAGGCCCCCGCCTAG
- a CDS encoding glycosyltransferase family 2 protein — protein MPTHRPSPAVAVAVVSWNTRELLASCLRSLKPEVDAGRAEAWVVDNGSTDGSPALVREQFPWVQLIEPGENLGFGPAVNLVARRTSSSWVAPANADIELEAGALEALLHAGERHERAGVVAPRLILPSGATQHSVHPFPTLRLAFVFNLGLHHLSRRLGDRLTLEGCWDEERARAVDWAIGAFMIARREAFDAAGGFDDSQWMYAEDLDLGWRMRQAGWSTRYEPLARVKHVSGAAAGQAFGDEMVARWMAASYGWMARRRGVARTWAVAGVNAAGAAFLLAIATVLSKACPRRYLHRRAEHRRWLQAHRSGLRSRRRLLEIR, from the coding sequence GTGCCGACCCACCGCCCGAGCCCAGCCGTGGCGGTCGCGGTGGTGTCGTGGAACACCCGCGAGCTGCTGGCCTCGTGCCTGCGCTCGCTGAAGCCCGAGGTCGATGCGGGCCGGGCGGAGGCGTGGGTCGTGGACAACGGATCCACGGACGGGTCCCCGGCCCTCGTACGCGAGCAGTTCCCGTGGGTGCAGCTGATCGAGCCTGGCGAAAACCTCGGCTTCGGTCCCGCCGTGAACCTGGTGGCGCGGCGCACGAGCTCGTCCTGGGTGGCGCCGGCCAACGCGGACATCGAGCTCGAGGCGGGCGCGCTCGAGGCGCTCCTCCATGCGGGCGAGCGCCATGAGCGGGCCGGCGTGGTAGCCCCGCGGCTGATCCTCCCGAGCGGCGCGACCCAGCATTCGGTGCACCCCTTCCCCACGCTCCGGCTCGCGTTCGTCTTCAACCTGGGGCTCCATCATCTGAGCCGGCGCCTCGGCGATCGCCTGACGCTCGAGGGCTGCTGGGACGAGGAGCGCGCGCGTGCGGTGGACTGGGCGATCGGCGCGTTCATGATCGCGCGCCGCGAGGCATTCGACGCGGCCGGGGGCTTCGACGACTCCCAGTGGATGTACGCGGAGGACCTGGACCTGGGCTGGCGGATGCGCCAGGCGGGCTGGAGCACCCGCTACGAGCCGCTCGCGCGTGTGAAGCACGTGTCCGGCGCGGCGGCGGGGCAGGCGTTCGGCGACGAGATGGTGGCCCGCTGGATGGCGGCGAGCTACGGCTGGATGGCCCGGAGGCGCGGAGTCGCGCGGACCTGGGCGGTGGCGGGAGTCAACGCTGCCGGAGCGGCGTTCCTGCTGGCGATCGCCACCGTCCTGTCGAAGGCATGTCCACGGCGCTACCTGCACCGCCGAGCCGAGCATCGCCGTTGGCTACAGGCCCACCGCAGCGGCCTGCGATCGCGCCGGCGCCTGCTCGAGATCCGTTAG
- a CDS encoding glycosyltransferase, translated as MLASIIVPAHDAATTLPRTLAGLAAQEVDGEFEVIVVDDGSSDRTGALAEEAGVHVVRHERPLGPGASRNAGVAAAGSGVLAFTDADCAPTPRWLAAGLAALGDSGLVQGRVEPRPDVPCGPYDKTLWVTSAWGLFESANLFVRREVFESVGGFDDGLLELAGAHFGEDVVFGWRARRAGVATGFSEEALVHHEVFPRSAAEFVRERRRNALFAALVREVPELREAFFYRRWFLSERSARFALAAAGALAGAATRRPAIAAAAALPYAQIVRRELRGYGPRGAVARIAADGVGFAALVRGSVRARRIVL; from the coding sequence GTGCTCGCCAGCATCATCGTCCCGGCCCACGACGCCGCGACCACCCTGCCGCGCACGCTCGCGGGCCTGGCCGCGCAGGAGGTGGACGGCGAGTTCGAGGTGATCGTGGTCGATGACGGCTCGAGCGACCGGACGGGCGCGCTGGCGGAGGAGGCGGGCGTGCACGTGGTGCGCCACGAACGGCCGCTGGGGCCGGGGGCATCGCGCAACGCCGGCGTGGCCGCGGCGGGCAGCGGCGTGCTCGCCTTCACCGACGCGGACTGCGCCCCCACGCCACGCTGGCTGGCCGCTGGGCTGGCGGCGCTGGGCGACTCCGGACTCGTGCAGGGCCGCGTCGAGCCGCGGCCCGACGTGCCGTGCGGCCCGTACGACAAGACGCTGTGGGTGACCAGCGCCTGGGGGCTGTTCGAGTCCGCCAACCTGTTCGTGCGGCGAGAGGTGTTCGAGAGCGTCGGCGGCTTCGACGACGGCCTCCTCGAGCTGGCCGGCGCCCACTTCGGCGAGGACGTGGTGTTCGGCTGGCGGGCGCGGCGGGCCGGGGTCGCCACGGGCTTCAGCGAGGAGGCCCTCGTCCATCACGAGGTGTTCCCGCGCAGCGCAGCCGAGTTCGTGCGCGAGCGGCGGCGCAACGCGCTCTTCGCCGCGCTGGTGCGCGAGGTGCCCGAGCTGCGCGAGGCTTTCTTCTACAGGCGCTGGTTCCTGAGCGAGCGCAGCGCGCGCTTCGCACTGGCGGCCGCCGGCGCGCTGGCCGGCGCCGCCACCAGGCGGCCCGCCATTGCCGCGGCGGCCGCCCTCCCCTACGCGCAGATCGTGCGGCGCGAGCTGCGCGGCTACGGCCCGCGCGGCGCCGTCGCGCGGATCGCCGCCGACGGCGTGGGCTTCGCCGCGCTCGTGCGGGGCAGCGTGCGTGCCCGGCGGATCGTGCTCTGA
- a CDS encoding class I SAM-dependent methyltransferase, giving the protein MEERARMQAFWDERAKENAFYFVDNNVDYNSPDAEQFWAEGERVVDVILGALDITIESGDDIVEIGCGVGRLTRALAGRGASVRALDVSAEMLAQAREANAQLDNVTWIHGDGTSITGVEPGSADVCFSHVVFQHIPEPSITLGYVRGMGRVLRPGGWAAFQISNDPGIHRPRSGAGWIRHRVLAKLGRAPKGQDHPAWLGSAVDLDDLRRTAGEAGMDVERVENPGTQFCYVLLRRR; this is encoded by the coding sequence ATGGAGGAGCGGGCCCGCATGCAGGCGTTCTGGGACGAGCGCGCGAAGGAGAACGCGTTCTACTTCGTCGACAACAACGTCGACTACAACTCGCCCGACGCCGAGCAGTTCTGGGCGGAGGGCGAGCGCGTGGTGGACGTGATCCTCGGGGCCCTGGACATCACGATCGAGTCCGGCGATGACATCGTCGAGATCGGCTGCGGGGTCGGTCGCCTCACGAGGGCGCTCGCCGGCCGGGGTGCGTCCGTGCGGGCCCTCGACGTCTCCGCGGAGATGCTCGCCCAGGCGCGCGAGGCCAACGCGCAGCTCGACAACGTCACCTGGATCCACGGCGACGGCACCAGCATCACCGGCGTCGAGCCCGGCAGCGCCGACGTCTGCTTCTCCCACGTCGTCTTCCAGCACATACCCGAGCCCTCGATCACGCTCGGCTACGTGCGCGGCATGGGCCGCGTGCTGCGGCCGGGGGGCTGGGCCGCGTTCCAGATCTCCAACGACCCCGGCATCCACCGCCCGCGCAGCGGCGCCGGCTGGATCAGGCACCGCGTGCTTGCCAAGCTCGGCCGTGCGCCCAAGGGCCAGGACCATCCCGCCTGGCTCGGCTCGGCGGTCGACCTCGACGACCTGCGGCGCACGGCCGGCGAGGCCGGCATGGACGTCGAGCGGGTGGAGAACCCGGGAACGCAGTTCTGCTACGTGCTGCTGCGCCGCCGCTAG
- a CDS encoding acyltransferase: protein MHRIAYGGRGMFFMSALRRWWVVFKHPRADIRFDGPVYLGPGFSLHIPAGATFHVGLGVEFRRGFRAELHDGARITIGSGSVFTYDVLLQCATSIDIGERVMFGQSTMVVDGNHRFRDLDTPMLAQGYDYKPLRIDDDATITTKCTIIANVGTRAFVGANSVVTRDVPPYTVTVGVPARPVDYFGPPGQEPAELAGR, encoded by the coding sequence GTGCACCGGATCGCCTACGGCGGTCGCGGGATGTTCTTCATGTCCGCGCTGCGCCGCTGGTGGGTGGTCTTCAAGCACCCGCGGGCGGACATCCGCTTCGACGGGCCGGTCTACCTCGGACCCGGCTTCAGCCTCCACATCCCGGCGGGCGCCACCTTCCACGTCGGGCTCGGCGTGGAGTTCCGGCGCGGCTTCCGCGCGGAGCTGCACGACGGCGCGCGGATCACCATCGGCTCCGGCTCGGTCTTCACCTATGACGTGCTCCTGCAGTGCGCGACGTCGATCGACATCGGCGAGCGGGTCATGTTCGGCCAGTCGACCATGGTCGTCGACGGCAACCACCGCTTCCGCGACCTGGACACGCCGATGCTCGCGCAGGGCTACGACTACAAGCCGCTGCGCATCGACGACGACGCGACGATCACCACCAAGTGCACGATCATCGCGAATGTGGGCACGCGCGCCTTCGTCGGAGCGAACTCCGTCGTCACCCGGGACGTGCCGCCCTATACGGTCACGGTCGGCGTCCCGGCGCGCCCGGTGGACTACTTCGGTCCCCCCGGCCAGGAGCCCGCGGAACTGGCCGGGCGCTGA
- a CDS encoding methyltransferase domain-containing protein, whose translation MLASSRRRILERLTDSEVVLDVGGWAKPFPRADWVLDLLPYETRGLYGYDRESDAEEERFGADTWVQRDICDHSPWPFSDDQFDFAVCSHTLEDVRDPVWVCRELQRVARAGYIEVPSRLEEQSYGIQGPWVGWGHHHWLTEIAGGRVQFVFKHHILHGRESFRLPRAFWAALSPEERVESLWWEGAFEVGERVFVDPDELEGYLERLVDEQRGRFPRTGRGKLLGRLRPD comes from the coding sequence ATGCTCGCGTCCAGCCGGCGCCGGATCCTCGAGCGCCTGACCGACTCGGAGGTCGTCCTGGATGTGGGCGGCTGGGCCAAGCCCTTCCCGCGGGCGGACTGGGTCCTCGACCTGCTGCCATACGAGACCCGCGGCCTGTACGGCTACGACCGCGAGTCTGACGCGGAGGAGGAGCGCTTCGGGGCCGACACGTGGGTCCAGCGCGACATCTGCGACCACTCCCCGTGGCCGTTCTCCGACGACCAGTTCGACTTCGCGGTCTGCTCGCACACCCTCGAGGACGTGCGCGACCCGGTGTGGGTCTGCCGTGAGCTGCAGCGGGTGGCCAGGGCGGGCTACATCGAGGTGCCGTCCCGGCTGGAGGAGCAGTCCTACGGCATCCAGGGTCCCTGGGTCGGGTGGGGGCACCATCACTGGCTCACCGAGATCGCCGGCGGCCGCGTGCAGTTCGTCTTCAAGCACCACATCCTCCACGGGCGCGAGAGCTTCCGCCTGCCGCGAGCGTTCTGGGCGGCTCTCTCCCCGGAGGAGAGGGTGGAGAGCCTGTGGTGGGAGGGCGCATTCGAGGTCGGCGAGCGCGTGTTCGTCGACCCCGACGAGCTCGAGGGATACCTGGAGCGGCTGGTGGACGAGCAGCGCGGTCGCTTCCCGCGAACAGGTCGCGGGAAGCTCCTCGGACGCCTGAGACCCGATTAG
- a CDS encoding methyltransferase domain-containing protein, producing the protein MSTTATGEGGGGLAQKVAENPLWYHAIELPGGVVTPGQFDLRPIVDKLPWPDVTGKRCLDVGTYDGYLAFELDKRGASEVLAADIDDHEYWDWPPRERAQGPEVLAMMAGPEKGVGFRIAKEALGSKAERIPVNIYDLNPEEHGTFDVVVCGSLLLHLRDPIRALQAIRSVCSGVFLSSDHIDVPLTLLQRRKPAYRLWGERVQWWLPNMSGYHHMIRVAGFDIEQTSRAYAIPFGTTHPSHGKVNRKERLQKLVCRGYGVPHAAVLARPAL; encoded by the coding sequence ATGTCGACCACCGCGACAGGGGAAGGCGGCGGCGGGCTCGCGCAGAAGGTGGCCGAGAACCCGCTCTGGTACCACGCGATCGAGCTGCCCGGCGGCGTGGTCACGCCCGGCCAGTTCGACCTCCGGCCGATCGTGGACAAGCTGCCGTGGCCGGACGTGACGGGCAAGCGCTGCCTCGACGTGGGGACCTACGACGGCTACCTCGCCTTCGAGCTCGACAAGCGCGGCGCCTCCGAGGTGCTCGCCGCGGACATCGACGACCACGAGTACTGGGACTGGCCGCCGCGCGAGCGCGCCCAGGGACCCGAGGTGCTGGCGATGATGGCCGGCCCCGAGAAGGGCGTCGGCTTTCGCATCGCCAAGGAGGCGCTCGGCTCCAAGGCGGAGCGGATCCCCGTCAACATCTACGACCTCAATCCCGAGGAGCACGGCACCTTCGACGTGGTCGTCTGCGGGAGCCTGCTGCTGCACCTGCGCGATCCCATCCGGGCGCTCCAGGCCATCCGCAGCGTCTGCTCAGGCGTCTTCCTCTCCTCCGACCACATCGACGTGCCGCTCACCCTGCTGCAGCGGCGCAAGCCGGCCTACCGGCTCTGGGGCGAGCGAGTCCAGTGGTGGCTTCCCAACATGTCGGGCTACCACCACATGATCCGGGTCGCCGGCTTCGACATCGAGCAGACCTCCCGGGCGTATGCCATCCCCTTCGGCACGACTCATCCGTCGCACGGGAAGGTCAACCGCAAGGAGCGGCTGCAGAAGCTCGTGTGCAGGGGCTACGGCGTCCCGCACGCCGCGGTGCTCGCGCGGCCCGCGCTGTAG